The Miscanthus floridulus cultivar M001 chromosome 7, ASM1932011v1, whole genome shotgun sequence genome includes a region encoding these proteins:
- the LOC136463546 gene encoding bisdemethoxycurcumin synthase-like, giving the protein MGSAPATVHEMRRAQRADGPAAVLGIGTANPPTCLAQDEYPDYYFRVTNSEHLTDLKGKLTRICNKSGIKQRFIHLNEELLAANPDFTDRTRPSLDARVDIASAAVPELAASAAAKAIAEWGRPATDITHLVFSTYSGARAPSADRRLASLLGLRSTVSRTILNLHGCYGGGRSLQLAKELAENNCGARVLVACSEITLIAFYGPQGGCADNILGQALFGDGAGAVIVGADPVAPVERPLFEMAFASQTTIPETEDAISMQINKGGMEYHISNQVPRLLGCNVERCLVDAFHALGVSAAWNDLFWAIHPGGRAILDHIEGVLGLDDRKLAASRHVLSEFGNMSGTTVIFVLDELRRRRAATTKQGGEAPEWGVMMTFGPGITIETMVLHTPSNLDREGN; this is encoded by the coding sequence ATGGGGAGCGCACCGGCCACCGTCCACGAGATGAGGCGTGCGCAGCGCGCGGATGGGCCAGCCGCCGTGCTCGGCATCGGCACGGCGAACCCGCCGACGTGCTTAGCCCAGGACGAGTACCCTGACTACTACTTCCGCGTCACCAACAGCGAGCACCTCACCGACCTCAAGGGCAAGCTCACCAGGATCTGCAACAAGTCCGGCATCAAGCAGCGCTTCATCCACCTCAACGAGGAGCTGCTCGCCGCCAACCCGGACTTCACCGACCGCACGCGGCCGTCCCTGGACGCGCGCGTGGACATCGCCTCCGCCGCCGTCCCGGAGCTGGCCGCGTCTGCCGCGGCCAAGGCCATCGCCGAGTGGGGACGCCCCGCCACCGACATCACCCACCTCGTCTTCAGCACCTACTCCGGCGCGCGCGCCCCGAGCGCCGACCGCCGCCTCGCGTCCCTGCTGGGACTCCGCTCCACGGTGTCCCGCACTATCCTCAACCTCCACGGCTGCTACGGCGGCGGCCGGTCGCTCCAGCTCGCCAAGGAGCTCGCGGAGAACAACTGCGGCGCGCGCGTCCTTGTCGCCTGCTCCGAGATCACGCTCATTGCCTTCTATGGGCCCCAAGGAGGCTGTGCCGACAACATCCTCGGCCAGGCTCTGTTCGGCGACGGCGCCGGCGCTGTCATCGTCGGCGCCGACCCCGTCGCCCCCGTCGAGCGCCCGCTGTTCGAGATGGCCTTTGCCTCGCAGACCACGATACCGGAGACCGAGGACGCCATCTCCATGCAGATCAACAAAGGTGGCATGGAGTACCACATCTCCAACCAGGTGCCTCGTCTTCTGGGGTGCAACGTGGAGCGCTGCCTTGTCGACGCGTTTCACGCGCTCGGCGTCAGCGCCGCATGGAACGACCTTTTCTGGGCGATCCACCCCGGCGGCCGTGCCATCCTGGACCACATCGAGGGAGTGCTCGGGCTGGACGACCGCAAGCTGGCGGCGAGTCGCCACGTGCTCAGCGAGTTTGGCAACATGAGTGGCACCACGGTGATCTTCGTGCTCGATGAGTTGCGCCGCCGTCGCGCAGCGACGACCAAGCAGGGAGGGGAGGCGCCGGAGTGGGGAGTGATGATGACTTTTGGACCGGGAATCACAATCGAGACCATGGTGCTCCACACCCCTAGCAACCTCGACCGGGAGGGAAATTAA